A part of Streptomyces sp. NBC_01235 genomic DNA contains:
- a CDS encoding glycoside hydrolase family 6 protein, whose product MSYTRTSLLAALALVAGTTGTALLVGQAGAATSSIPCTVDYKVQSQWDTGFTAAVTITNNTAAKSGWSVKWSYAGNQKVTNGWNGKISQSGADVTVANESYNGNLASGGSVSFGFNGSYSGTNSVPATFTLDGVTCNVDNGGGTGGGTGGGTGGGTGGGGGGGDTGSRADNPYTGAKVYVNPEWSAKAAAEPGGSRIANQPTSVWLDRIAAINGVGGGMGLRAHLDEALKQKGTGELVVQLVIYDLPGRDCAALASNGELGPNDLDKYKSQYIDPITSILSDSKYAGLRIATVIEPDSLPNLVTNAGGTNTSTDACVTMKSNGNYEKGVSYALDKLGAIPNVYNYIDAAHHGWLGWDSNLGPAVQQFHKVATTNGASVNDVAGFIVNTANYSPTKEPYLKVTDTVNGQTVRQSKWVDWNQYVDEQSFAQALRDKLVAAGFDSGLGMLIDTSRNGWGGSARPTGPGSPTSVDGYVDGSRIDRRIHAGNWCNQGGAGIGERPTAAPAAGIDAYVWVKPPGESDGNSAAIPNDEGKGFDRMCDPTYGGNPRNGNNPTGALPNSPLAGRWFSAQFQELIRNAYPPLS is encoded by the coding sequence ATGAGTTACACCAGGACATCGCTGCTCGCCGCCCTGGCGCTGGTCGCAGGGACGACGGGGACGGCGCTCCTCGTCGGCCAGGCCGGCGCTGCCACCTCGTCCATCCCCTGCACCGTCGACTACAAGGTGCAGAGCCAGTGGGACACCGGCTTCACCGCCGCCGTGACCATCACCAACAACACGGCCGCCAAGTCGGGTTGGTCGGTGAAGTGGTCGTATGCAGGCAACCAGAAGGTCACCAACGGCTGGAACGGGAAGATCAGCCAGAGCGGTGCCGACGTCACCGTCGCCAACGAGAGCTACAACGGCAACCTCGCGAGCGGCGGCTCGGTCAGCTTCGGCTTCAACGGCTCCTACAGCGGCACCAACAGCGTGCCCGCCACGTTCACGCTCGACGGCGTCACCTGCAACGTCGACAACGGCGGTGGTACCGGTGGCGGGACTGGCGGCGGTACGGGCGGTGGTACCGGTGGTGGCGGAGGCGGCGGCGACACCGGCAGCCGGGCTGACAACCCCTACACCGGCGCCAAGGTGTACGTGAACCCCGAGTGGTCCGCCAAGGCCGCCGCCGAACCGGGCGGCAGCCGTATCGCCAACCAGCCCACCTCCGTCTGGCTCGACCGCATCGCCGCCATCAACGGCGTGGGCGGCGGCATGGGCCTGCGCGCCCACCTCGACGAGGCCTTGAAGCAGAAGGGCACGGGTGAGCTGGTCGTCCAGCTCGTCATCTACGACCTGCCCGGCCGCGACTGCGCCGCCCTCGCCTCCAACGGTGAGCTGGGGCCCAACGACCTCGACAAGTACAAGTCCCAGTACATCGACCCCATCACGTCGATCCTGTCCGACTCCAAGTACGCGGGCCTGCGGATCGCCACGGTCATCGAGCCCGACTCACTGCCCAACCTGGTCACCAACGCGGGCGGCACCAACACCTCCACCGACGCCTGCGTGACCATGAAGAGCAACGGCAACTACGAGAAGGGTGTCAGCTACGCCCTGGACAAGCTGGGTGCCATCCCCAACGTCTACAACTACATCGACGCCGCCCACCACGGCTGGCTCGGCTGGGACAGCAACCTCGGCCCCGCGGTACAGCAGTTCCACAAGGTTGCGACGACGAACGGCGCAAGCGTGAACGACGTGGCCGGCTTCATCGTCAACACCGCCAACTACAGCCCCACCAAGGAGCCGTACCTCAAGGTCACCGACACGGTGAACGGTCAGACCGTACGTCAGTCGAAGTGGGTGGACTGGAACCAGTACGTGGACGAGCAGTCCTTCGCCCAGGCGCTGCGGGACAAGCTCGTCGCGGCCGGATTCGACTCGGGACTCGGCATGCTGATCGACACCTCACGCAACGGCTGGGGCGGCTCCGCCCGGCCCACCGGTCCCGGATCGCCGACCTCCGTGGACGGCTACGTCGACGGCAGCCGCATCGACCGGCGCATCCACGCCGGCAACTGGTGCAACCAGGGCGGCGCAGGCATCGGCGAGCGGCCGACCGCGGCTCCCGCCGCCGGCATCGACGCCTATGTGTGGGTCAAGCCGCCGGGGGAGTCGGACGGCAACAGCGCCGCCATCCCCAACGACGAGGGCAAGGGCTTCGATCGAATGTGCGACCCGACGTACGGCGGCAACCCCCGCAACGGCAACAACCCCACGGGCGCACTGCCGAACTCGCCGCTGGCCGGACGCTGGTTCTCCGCCCAGTTCCAGGAGTTGATCCGGAACGCGTACCCGCCGCTGTCGTGA
- a CDS encoding glycoside hydrolase family 43 protein — MSTVLARLSATLVAACLLFTAQVVTAPERAAAADPGYLMTHFIGDGATGQQIYFSHSTDGLNWSDLNGGGMTLRSTVGTRGVRDPSLVRSPDGSRYWIIATDLCIGCGQSWGDSMSNGSRNLVVWESTDLVTWSQPWLLDVAGAIPDGRNAWAPEAIWNPATDDYVLYWATNATLNGVLKHRIYYARTSDFRTITTPQLYIDRPGTQNIIDTQIVEVPSGVGDYRYVRASGDGQITLEGSNSILGTWTNLGNLSGIGLTGSQVEGPMWMKFRDRNEWTLYLDQYASGRGYMPVATTDPSSPGTYRLPASGSYHLGGTTKRHGSILNLTAAEDSRVQARWPSTAINRLQSFNFQDRYVRHTNFDVRIDQNISGPDAQFRLRPGLAGTGTVSFESVNFPGYFMRHAGFDFQLAHNDGTTQFAADATFRRVAGLADPGWSSFQSYNYPDRYIRHYAYQLRLDPITTTTGRSDATFRVTS; from the coding sequence ATGTCCACTGTTCTCGCACGGCTGTCGGCGACACTGGTCGCCGCCTGCCTGCTGTTCACCGCCCAAGTCGTGACCGCACCCGAGCGGGCCGCCGCCGCCGATCCCGGCTACCTGATGACGCACTTCATCGGGGACGGGGCGACCGGTCAGCAGATCTACTTCTCGCACAGCACGGACGGCCTGAACTGGTCCGACCTCAACGGCGGCGGGATGACCCTGCGCTCCACGGTGGGCACGCGTGGGGTGCGTGACCCCTCACTGGTCCGCTCTCCCGACGGGAGCCGGTACTGGATCATCGCGACCGACCTGTGCATCGGCTGCGGCCAGTCGTGGGGCGACTCCATGTCCAACGGCAGCCGCAATCTCGTGGTGTGGGAGTCGACGGACCTGGTCACCTGGTCGCAGCCGTGGCTGCTCGACGTCGCCGGCGCCATCCCCGACGGACGCAACGCCTGGGCACCGGAGGCGATCTGGAACCCGGCCACCGACGACTACGTCCTGTACTGGGCCACGAACGCCACCCTCAACGGCGTGCTCAAGCACCGCATTTACTACGCCCGCACCTCCGACTTCCGCACCATCACCACCCCGCAGCTCTACATCGACCGCCCCGGCACCCAGAACATCATCGACACCCAGATCGTCGAGGTCCCCTCCGGTGTCGGCGACTACCGCTACGTACGGGCCTCCGGCGACGGCCAGATCACCCTCGAAGGCAGCAACTCGATCCTCGGCACCTGGACCAACCTCGGCAACCTCTCCGGCATCGGCCTCACCGGCTCCCAGGTCGAAGGCCCGATGTGGATGAAGTTCCGCGATCGCAACGAGTGGACCCTGTACCTCGACCAGTACGCCTCCGGACGCGGTTACATGCCGGTCGCGACGACCGACCCGTCCAGCCCCGGCACCTACCGGCTTCCGGCGTCGGGAAGTTACCACTTGGGCGGCACCACCAAGCGCCACGGCTCGATCCTGAACCTGACGGCCGCCGAGGACAGCCGCGTACAGGCTCGCTGGCCCAGCACGGCGATCAACCGGCTGCAGTCGTTCAACTTCCAGGACCGGTACGTCCGGCACACCAACTTCGACGTGCGCATCGACCAGAACATCAGCGGACCGGACGCGCAGTTCCGGCTGCGGCCCGGCCTGGCGGGCACCGGCACCGTCTCCTTCGAGTCGGTCAACTTCCCCGGGTACTTCATGAGGCACGCCGGATTCGACTTCCAGCTCGCCCACAACGACGGCACCACCCAGTTCGCCGCAGACGCCACCTTCCGCCGGGTCGCCGGGCTCGCCGACCCGGGGTGGTCCTCCTTCCAGTCGTACAACTACCCGGACCGGTACATCCGCCATTACGCGTACCAACTGCGGCTCGACCCGATCACCACCACGACGGGCCGCAGCGACGCCACCTTCCGGGTGACGAGCTGA
- a CDS encoding RICIN domain-containing protein, producing MSSSRMSRRTFFGAAGAATAATALPLVPGFSGLVSQAAAADTQTNLSKMVDMRFGMFNHFSLGTFTNQEWAEPNQSPTLFAPPSVNCAQWADAAAAAKMGYGILTTKHHDGFALWPSAHGTQNVANSSYKHDVVQAYCDAFRAKGLKVGLYFSIWDRTFGVEAWETRHQVSGLEITDAIQPGDMTFILGQITELLTNYGTIDMFMTDGYAWQMGQQAVSYQSIRSLVKELQPDCVMLDIGSLSEPFLSDAVFFEEPLGVTAPAGNTYAGMQGQTISNGWFWHPSTPTESLMSKDAILSHLADLEPKYTSFILNCPPNRNGLLDTNVVNRLAEVGAAWSPNTSRPPLPTQLLRAEHPVTPVNAYATGFHTGEGPFNAIDGLSDNRYETCWSTWSLSLPQSITIDLGGVWSNVSTLEYLPKQWNRNNSTDGDITSYTILTSTDGITFTQVATGAWAGDKKTKLVEWPNRNVGFVRIQVNSATGGYANISGVRIGGRSVKPALVSTTLPGDGTVYRLVARHSGKVADVEAGRTTDGTNVLQWPWLDKPNQKWTFTKTGDGYYKIKGVASGKLLEVAGLSRADGGNVGIWGDAGAPQQHWAVTPTGDGHYLLINRYSGLSLSVDEGSTINGANIEQQPYASRTEQQWQIISS from the coding sequence ATGTCCTCATCAAGAATGTCTCGCCGTACGTTTTTCGGTGCTGCGGGGGCGGCGACCGCCGCGACCGCGCTGCCGCTCGTCCCCGGCTTCTCCGGCCTTGTGTCGCAGGCAGCCGCCGCGGACACACAGACCAACCTGAGCAAGATGGTCGACATGCGGTTCGGCATGTTCAACCACTTCAGCCTGGGCACGTTCACCAACCAGGAGTGGGCAGAACCCAACCAGAGCCCCACCCTCTTCGCTCCCCCGAGTGTCAACTGCGCGCAGTGGGCCGACGCGGCGGCCGCCGCGAAGATGGGTTACGGCATCCTGACCACCAAGCACCATGACGGCTTCGCCCTGTGGCCGAGCGCCCATGGCACCCAGAACGTCGCGAACAGCTCCTACAAGCACGACGTCGTCCAGGCGTACTGCGACGCCTTCCGCGCGAAGGGCCTGAAGGTCGGGTTGTACTTCTCGATCTGGGACCGCACCTTCGGCGTCGAGGCATGGGAGACACGGCACCAGGTGAGCGGACTCGAAATCACCGATGCCATCCAGCCCGGCGACATGACGTTCATACTCGGTCAGATCACCGAATTGCTCACCAACTACGGCACCATCGACATGTTCATGACCGACGGTTACGCCTGGCAGATGGGGCAGCAGGCCGTCTCCTACCAGAGCATCCGCTCGCTGGTGAAGGAGCTGCAGCCGGACTGCGTCATGCTCGACATCGGCTCACTGTCGGAGCCCTTCCTCAGCGACGCTGTCTTCTTCGAGGAGCCGCTGGGCGTCACGGCGCCGGCGGGCAACACCTACGCCGGTATGCAGGGACAGACCATCAGCAACGGCTGGTTCTGGCACCCCTCCACCCCGACCGAGAGCCTCATGAGCAAGGATGCGATCCTCTCGCACCTGGCCGACCTGGAACCGAAGTACACCTCGTTCATCCTCAACTGCCCACCCAACCGCAACGGCCTGCTGGACACCAACGTCGTCAACCGCCTCGCCGAGGTCGGCGCGGCATGGAGCCCCAACACCTCCAGGCCGCCGCTGCCCACCCAGCTGCTGCGCGCCGAGCACCCCGTCACACCGGTCAACGCGTACGCCACCGGCTTCCACACCGGCGAGGGCCCGTTCAACGCCATCGACGGACTCAGCGACAACCGCTACGAGACCTGCTGGTCGACATGGAGCCTGTCGCTGCCCCAGTCCATCACCATCGACCTGGGCGGCGTCTGGAGCAACGTCTCCACCCTGGAGTACCTCCCCAAGCAGTGGAACCGCAACAACTCCACCGACGGCGACATCACCTCCTACACCATCCTGACCAGCACCGACGGCATCACCTTCACCCAGGTCGCCACCGGCGCCTGGGCCGGCGACAAGAAGACCAAGCTGGTCGAGTGGCCCAACCGGAACGTGGGCTTCGTACGGATCCAGGTCAACTCGGCCACCGGCGGCTACGCCAACATCAGCGGTGTCAGGATCGGCGGCCGGTCGGTCAAGCCCGCGCTGGTGTCCACCACACTGCCCGGCGACGGCACCGTCTACCGGCTGGTCGCCCGCCACAGTGGCAAGGTCGCCGACGTGGAGGCCGGGCGCACCACCGACGGCACCAACGTCCTGCAGTGGCCCTGGCTCGACAAGCCGAACCAGAAGTGGACCTTCACCAAGACCGGCGACGGCTACTACAAGATCAAGGGTGTGGCCAGCGGCAAGCTCCTGGAGGTCGCGGGACTCTCCCGCGCGGACGGCGGCAACGTCGGCATCTGGGGAGACGCCGGCGCCCCCCAGCAGCACTGGGCCGTCACACCCACCGGTGACGGGCACTACTTGCTCATCAACCGCTACAGCGGGCTCTCCCTCTCCGTCGACGAGGGCAGCACCATCAACGGAGCCAACATCGAGCAGCAGCCGTACGCGTCGCGGACCGAGCAACAGTGGCAGATCATCTCCTCCTGA